The DNA segment TCAGCCAAACACCTATTAAAATTCCCAAATAAACTGGATCAAAGGCTAATGTTCCCAATAGTATGTAAAGTAACCCCAGGACTATTCCAAGTATTCCTGCCCAAGTGGCATTTTTGTATGCGCTGCGAGAAAGTAGAGCTATTACACCGGCCGCTATCATGGATATTCCCACAATATATAGTAAGAAGGCAGTTAAGAATGCAAATAATGCAGAGCTGAATATCAGACCAATGCCTACAATCAGAACTATTATACCCAATATCACGTTCAAAATGCCTGCAGTTTTACTGATATCCATCTGAGAAGCGCCTACAATCAAAAGCCAAATAGCTATCATCAAAACTACAAAACCAGTTAACACACCAGCAGCGACAAGGCCTGCCAGTGGAAACGCTATTACTAATAAACCAAGAATTATCGCCAAAAGGGCCAATACAGGATTTTTCATCTTATTCCTCCATTTATTTTAGTTAAATCTTTTTTATTATCATCAATAATTTGTTTCTGAAAATATAAATTGTTTGCCTTAGATTATTTAGAAATAAATAAAATCTACGATTAAACGGAAAATGTAAAAAATGTTCCCCACTAAAACTAAAAAAATAATAATAGTGGAACTATATATATTTATAAATTTAAGATAGCAGATGGAGTGAAATGATGAATAACAAAATAAATGGAATTGTAATGTTGGCATTGGGTGTTTTACTTGCTATTATCTACTTTGCATTGCCCAAATTTTTGATATATACGTACTGGCTTGCAGTTGTATTACTAATTTTATATGGAATATACCTTTATCAAAAGAGAGGATAGTCAAATTATGTTCTTATACTTCCCCTCTGTTTATTAAGAAATGGGTTTTTTTAAAAAAAAAAAGAAATTTTTGCCAAGGAATTTAAGATTTGACAAAGTATAAATAAAGACCATACAATAAAATTATGATTACTGCTAACCAGTAAATCCAATATACCCAGTCAGGAACTGCTAAAATAAATATTGCTAGAACAATGGCAAGAATCATTATTAAAATACCATTTATTTTTTCGTTTAACATTTTCCACCTCAAATATTAATCTTAATTAGCTTGAATGGATTTTAATTATTATTTTGATTTTTATTATCTATATTTTTTTGGATTGTAATATGAAAATAGTATTAATTTTGTAGATTAGATCTTTTCCATAACCAATTTCAAGTGTGTTGGAATTGATTTTGTGGATAATGTAATTATCCAATAAAATGTAACTGAAAGACCCCACTAAAACAAGAATTATCTTTGATATTTTAATGAGTTACCACTGCCAGTCTAAATCAATGAGCTTAAAAGCAAATATAAAGTACCCACTGAAAAATAAGGATCTGATCTTGAAGATACCATCTCCCTATTCACATCCGAATCATAGAATAATGAAGTTTTCCTCGAATTTTAACAATGTATTAAAAAAAGAGAGTAAGGTGTTTGAAATATACTATTTCTGTTTAAATCAAAGTCAAATTGGATATTGATGTTATAAACGTTATCTACTTCTTAATTTAAAAAATTTTGATTTTTCTTATTTATTCATAAATAACAGCAGTCCCAGTGGCAGTTACAATAATAGCATTACCCATTAATCCTCCAATAGAATTATAGTCAATTAAAACTTCAATTACCGTATTTGCGCCTATTTCCTTGGCATTTTGAAGCATGCGAGTGAGAGCCGCACTTTTAACTTCATCCAAATTCATGTCTTGTAAATGGAGTTTCTTAGTGAGTTTAGATATTCCTTCAGAGTTTTCCATAACTATTGCCTCACCAGTTACCATACCGATGTGTTTAGTGATCTTACCTCCATCCATGTGAGGGATGGACACAATAGGAACCTCTAACTTATCAATTAAATTTTCAAATGTGTCTTCAGGAATCTTTTCAACACCTTCAGATTCAAGAGGTTTTTTACTGATTTTATCCATAGCTTTCGAGAGTAAATTCCCTAAAAACCCTATAATATAGGTTAAAACACCCAAAAAAACCACAAATACTAAATAATTTATCAAAATGGGGAATGCTGCTTGAATCATCAATGCCAGACCACCTAAAGTAAAAAAATTAAGTACAATAGGATCTTTGGGGAAAAGCCAAGCGTATGCATTTATTATTATAAATATTAAAAGTGCACTAATAGCTCCTGTGCTTTTACCATACATGCGACGAGCTATAAACGTTTCAACGAATCCGGCAATAAGGGGAGATACTATAAATAATATATTAAAGCCAAAAATTACTAAATGCCATTTCACACAGATAACTGCAGATAAAAAACCAACCCCGGTACCTATCAATACGGCAATGATTGCCCAGCGTTTTTCTACTAAATTATTTTTCACTGCTGCAAACAATCTCATCCCTTCCCTTTCTTTATACTATGGTCAAAAAAAGATCAAATTTCTATTCTTGATAAAAAACAGCAGTTCCAAACACAGTGACCATAATAGTGTTACCCATGGTTCCACCTAAATTATGATAGGCAACGCGCGCCCCAATTACTGCATTAGCCCCTTTATCTGCGGCTTTATCCTTCATACTCTTCAAAGCTACTTCTCTAGCCTTTTTAAGTTCTTCTTCATAGGCAGAAGTTCTACCTCCCACCACGTCCCTGACTCCAGAGAACATGTCTTTGTAAACATTTGCCCCCAATAGAGACTCGCCAGTTACTAAACCATAATATTTATTAATTTTCTTTCCCTCTATTGTAGGAGTGGTTAAAACAAGCATCGGAAAACCTCCAACATAGTCAATCGCTGATTTTTCTATTAAATATACTTATTATTTTATCTTTATAGTATTTGAGCTAGGTGGTTTAACACTATTTTACTTGTAAAATACTGGTAAAAACACCAAATTTATTATAATCTAAAAACAAAACAATTATTGTAGCCGTATCAGTAACTTCTATCTTAATTTGATAACATCGGACCAATTCATCAGACTTTATTCATTTAAATAAATTTGATCTAATCTAAATAGATATCTGCGGACTATGGCTTGAAATAGATTTTTAATAAAACATCATTTTAGGAGTTGTATGAATGAAAAACACAATTGTGGGTGTCATTGCAATAATTGTGGCTGTTATTATGATTGCCGCGCCAGTAGTAGGGTTAGCTACTATAGGGCTGATATCTGGAGTTTTAATATTGGGAATGGGAGTTTGGTTAGCAATTTTGGGTTTAAGTGAACGAACTTCCAATGATCTATGGTTATTCCCATTATTAGTAGGGTTTGCAGGAATTATTATGGGTTTAATATTCCTATTCAACTCATCTTGGATAATAAACTTGGGTTTTTGGGCGTATATAATTACCGGAGGATTACTCATTGTAAATGGATTCATAGCACTATTTGTTGGAGAAAAACAAAAATTTAAAGTGTATGCAGGAATATTTGGGTTGGTTTTTGGTTTCTTCTTTGTAATTATTGGTTATTACAATATTGATCCCAAAATTTTAGGATTAATAATAGGAATTGGGTTGTTAATTATTGGAATACTGAATATTCGCGAATGAAAATAAAAGAAAATCTGGCAATAAATGAAGAGGGAATGATAAATTTCTAGGAGTTATGCCAATTAGAGAATTAATCTTATTATTTTAAAAATAGGTGTAGTTTTAAAAAAAATGGGATTTAAAATTTTACAATCCAATTTTGCCTTTTAACATGAAAAATATCCAGACAAGTACAAATACTGCAAATAGAATGTACAGCATTTTTCGGGTTTTCTGAACTTTTTGCTGGTTTGCGCGTGCTATTTCTTCACAGTTAGGAGAACAAAACTTCTCACTCATGGGTATTGGTGTCCCACACATGGGACAGTGTTTGTGCTGTTCAATCATGAATATTGCCTCTTTCTTATATTTTTTAGAATTTATATAGGTTTGAATTTTTTTTATGAACAATAATAATTGATTATTTATGTGGAAAGGGAAGAATTATTCGGGATTAGGAATAATTAACGTACCTATTTTTTCATTTATAGCTTTTTTTAAGTTTTCTGGATTTTCACCATTTAATATAACTGTTCTTATTTTAGAACGAGCTATGATCTGTATAGCAGTTTTATCCAAAAATTCATAGGTACCTGCCTTCATATCCTTATCCGACAACATTTCCATCATATCTTTTGGAGTAATTTCTTCTATCATTTGAGCTTCTGGAAATTTATTGGGATCTTTATCAAATAAACCATCTACTGATGTGGCATTTAAAAGTAATTCAGCACCTACAAATTCAGCCAGAATACTTCCCACCGCATCAGTACTATGTGCAGGCTCTGTTCCACCCATAACCACTATTTTACCCAATGAAGAAAATTCATGGGCTTGACTGAAGTTATAGGGCACTCGTGGATAAGCATCTTCCCCTAAAGCTGTTATGAGCAGACGTGCGTTAAGCCGCGTTACTTCAATACCAATATCATCGCAAATTGCTTCTGAAGCTCCCATATCTCTGGCTATTCCAATGTAATCCCTTGCTGTACTACCTCCACCCACAACCACCATGACTTGGTGTTCTGCGGACATATCCCTTAAAACAGTAGCATAATCCTGAAATTTTTTGTAATTATGATCTTTTATTATTACAGATCCACCAATTGTGATCACTATTCGCATCTCATCACCAAACTAATTTCTAGTCTAATATAATATATAATTTTTAAAAAATAATCGTACAGTCTATATTCTACTTATTAAAAATCAGATACCAATTTCACCATTTTAAAAACATAAATAAGTATAATGTAGTGATTATGATTGTAGGCATGTGAAATTGTAAAGGTAGTTGTTATACACTGCATTTTATTAAAAATAGTTGTCACTACAATATTCTTATTAAAATTTCTTAATTGATTGTGCATTAAAGTAACACGTTATTTATGGGTTTTTATTCCCAAAAAGATTGAATTGTACTTTATTTATAGTGCAAAGGAGATTATGCTTCTGCAAACTCTTGCTTAAGTTTCAACCAATCAACTTTACCTATAAGAGTCGTGGGTAATTCCTTTCGAATCTCTATTTCCCTGGGAACACTCCATTTAGCTAAATATTCATTACATAAATCCATTATTTCATTTTTAATCCTATCAGAATCTGAATATCCCTCTTTTAATGTTATAAATGCTTTAATTTTCTCTATTTGGTATTTGTCAGGTACACCAATAACACAAGATAAGGATACTGCTTCATGTTTATTTATGACCTCTTCGATTTGATTGGGAAAAACGGAATAACCAGAACTTTTTATCATGCGTTTAATACGGGATTTGAAATAAAAAAATCCATCTTCATCCATGTAACCTAAATCACCAGTATGACACCATTTTAAACCATCAGGATGCAATTTTAACACTTTATCGGTTTCTTCAGGATTATTATAATACTTTAACATTACTGTAGGGCCGCTGATACAGATTTCTCCATCTTCACCTGGAGGAAGATCTTCAGTAGTTCCTACCTTAACGATCTTGTATAACATATCCGGCAGCGGAATACCCATACTACTCAATTTATCATTGGTATTTGGTATTAAACAGCTGACAGTAACAGTTTCAGTTAAACCATATCCTTCCTGCATGGTGACCATACTGCCCCTTTTCTGGATAAATTCATTAAATTGATTTTTTAATTCAATGGGAACTGAATCTCCACCTGCAAAAACACCTTTTAGGCACTTAAAATTCGATTTTTTCATTTTTTTACTTCTAAGCAATGCTTCATACAGTGTTGGAACTCCGGCAATGAACTGTGGTTTGTGTTTAGCAAACTGGTCGGCGAAAATAGTTGAATTAAATTTTGGGACTAAAATAGCACAAGCCCCTACACACATGGGAAGATGGACACAAACTGTGAGTCCGAATCCATGGAAAACTGGAAGGATGCACATTATTTTATCTTTTTTTATTTCTCCCAAGCGTTCGTCATTTAAATGAGCTAAGCATTGCACAACAAGGGCATTAAAGTTATCATTTGATAATAAAACTCCTTTTTGGATCCCAGTTGTTCCACCAGTATATAAGACTACAGCACCATCACCTGGTTTCATATTAGTTTTAATCACTTTATTGGAATTTAAACCAAGTTTATAAAATTTTTTCCATGAAATAAGTAATTCATTTTCTTTATATTTGATTTTTGGAATTTTACGACCTTCGAAAGCCCAAAAACCCATAGTCATCCTTTTACCTAAAAAATCGCTGATTTTGGCAACTATTATCTTATTGATTTCAAGACGTTCCTGAACCTTCTTTAAGTTACTATAAGAAAAATCACCAATTAAAATAAATTTACTATCCACATGTTTCAAGTAAAACTCAATTTCCTTGGGTGCAGATAAGGGGTGAATCATATTGGCAATGGCCCCTACTTTATTAACCGCATAAAACATGATAACTGCATGCGGAGTGTTGGGCATGCATATTGTCACTGCATCGTTTTCAGTCACACCTATCTCTAATAATGCTTTAGCACAATTATCTACTTGGGAAACTAGTTCTTTAAACTTAGTTTTTGTTCCCATGAACTCCAATGCAACAGTATTGGTATTTTCTCTTGCAGAATCTGCTAACATTTCATAAATAGTTTTATCAGGATAAACAAGATTAGCAGGCGTATTTTTATTATATGACTTAAGCCAAGGCCGGTTATAGTTTAATTTATCTGGTGCTTCTATTATCAAAGGTGAAATCTTCATAATAATACAACCTTATTTTTATAATGAGTCATCAATAGGGATGTGTTCCAATTTTTTTTCCAGTGCTTTAGGATTATTTAAAATTTTCTTAAATTCATTCATAGCCCTGATATAATAGAATCCATCACTTATACGTTCATCAATGGTGGTAGAAATTTCAACAAAATATCTTTCAATGAATTCTCCAGATTTTTCTTGGTAGATTTTCTCTTTGTGAATCTCCCCCAAGCAAATAAAAACAGAAGTTGTTCCTCGATCATATAAATGGTGATATGGAACATTTCTAAGGCCAATACTCCCCAAATTTGCGACAAATACACTGGCATGCATAGGATCTTCATTATAAATAGCTTTAGGATATTTACCAATGTAATTTAGAAAATTTAGTAAAGTGATGGCTAAATGAACTACTGTTTTAGGAAATTTGGCAAAAAAATTAAGTATATCCGTGGCATCATCATTATCTTCAGTTTTAACAACTTTAATCCCTTTATTTAATCTTGAAACAATTGACCATAAAGTTTCATCTCTTTGGAAGGATTTTTTAATTATAGTTTCTTCGCCTTCTTCTGTAAATTCCTTTTTTGCTACGAAAGCAACTTCAATTTTCTTTCTCTGATAAAATTTTCTTCCAGAAATAAAGCGATTCAAATGAGGCTTAACTGTAAAAAGCCTGATTAATGCGGCTAAAAAAACATTAAAGTATGTGATTTTTTCAACAGGCCCCTCAAGAGTTAAAACTGGATTGATAGATAATTCTTTATTTTTATTATGAATATAATAAACAAAATCAGTAACATCGATCTTGTCTTTAAAATATATTGCCGATGAGTTTCTGGAAGTCATTAAATGAGGGACAAGATTGGAAAATGGGTTTAAATTCTTTAATATCCAACCGTCTTTTCGATCTCCCCATCTTTTTTTCTTAGGATAATGTGATTTAAGATTGATTTGATCGTTATTCACAGAATCTTGAAAAACTTCTTTATTTTTATTTTCAACCGACATATTCCTCCCTAAACATTGTTGATGATATGATAAAAAGAATAATATAAATTTTTTTTCATATATAGGATTATTATTACAAAAAATCATAGGATATTTTCAGGACACTCCCCTATTTGTCAGCCATGATGAGAATTAAAGAGAATTATATTACTTGAAAATAGTTCCATAGTTCCTAATACCATAAATTTTTTGGAAATGTATGCCTCATACTATCGGGCTAGTTAAAATTACAAAAGATATTATAAATAAATTAATATAAAGTTTAGACACAATACAAATAACAAATCATATATTATTTATTAAAAAAAAGGCTATTTAAATGGTTTATTAAAAAAAATCGGATTAATTAAGATTTGTTGTTAATATAATTAATAGAGACATGAAAATTTCAATAAATTTTTTATAAAAGATTATCCCAGTTAGGAGCGATATAATTATGTCAGAACCATCATCAACTGAGCTTTACGAGGTAAAAAGAACCCTTAAAGAACTTTCTGAAAAAAAAGGGAGAGGTACCGAGTTAGTATCAATTTATATACCTCCAGATAAGCAAATCAGTGATGTGGTTAAGCACATGAGGGAAGAACTAAGTCAAAGCGCTAATATCAAAAGTAAACAAACAAAAAAGAATGTACAGTCTGCTATTGAAGTTATAATGCAACGTATGAAACTTTTCCCCCGCCCTCCTGAAAGAGGCTTGGTTCTATTTGTGGGAATGATTCCAAAAGGAGGTCCTGGAACTGAAAAAATGGAAACTTATGTTTTTGAACCTCCTGAACCTGTTCAAACCTACACATATCATTGCGATTCTCAGTTCTTCCTGGAACCACTTGAAGAAATCCTTGAAGATAAAGAAATATATGGATTAGCAGTCATAGACCGTAAAGAGGCGACGATAGCCATCATGAAAGGTAAAAGGGTGGATATAGTGAAAACATTGACTAGCGGTGTTCCAGGAAAACATAAAGCTGGTGGACAGTCACAGAGACGTTTCGACCGATTGATTGAATTAGCGGCTCACGAATTCCTAAAAAGAATTGGAGAACACATGAACGAAGCTTTTTTAGATATTGAAAATTTAAAAGGAGTTATAATTGGAGGTCCGGGCCATACTAAGGAGGATTTTTTAAATGGAGATTATCTTCACCACGAAATCAAACAAAAAATTATAACAACTGTAGATACATCTTACACCGGTGATTTTGGAATAAGAGAAGTTATAGACAAATCCATGGATGTGTTAACCGAAATTGACATCATGAAGGAGAAAAAACTAATTCAACGATTCCTTAATGAGTTGGTTGATGAAAATGGTTTGGCATCTTATGGTGAAGCTGAAGTCAGACAAAACTTGATGAATGGAGCAGTAGAAGTTTTGTTACTCTCAGAAGATATCAAATCCAAACGACAAACCTTTGAATGTCCTTCTTGCGGCTTTATTGGTGAAAAAACCATAAAAAATGAGACTGATGTTGAAGATAAAATCTGCAAAAATTGTGGTGAAACCATGAAACCTTCTACATCTCAGGATGTGATTGATGATCTTGTGAAGATGGCTGAAGAAGTTGGTTCGGAAGTAGAGATCATATCTACAGAAACAGAAGAAGGAATACAACTTTTACGAGCATTTGGTGGTATTGGAGCAATATTAAGGTATAGAGTATAATTAGTCCGTGATTCATAAAAAAATGGGAAAATAAAGAATAAAATTTTGTTACTCATTGATTAAATTAAAAATAAGCATGTTAAAGGTTATCCCAACCTACTAACCCTTATTAGAGATTCTACTGGGACTTTTTCAACCTCTAATAATCCTTTCTTATCTATGAGAACAACTGCAGCTAATGGTTCTGCTCCCAAACTTTTGAATACCTTTATTGCCTCCCCAATGGTCCCCCCACTAGTAATGACATCATCCACTATTATCAATTTTTTCCCCTCTACAGGGGCAAAATTACTACTAACTGCTCCTTTTGCATCTTTCCCTTTGCGGTGTTTGATAGGGTGAAACACGGCCATGTCTGCATCCAATATCTCGGCCATCATAGTGGCAAAAGGTATTCCACTAACCGTAATTCCCACTACTACTTCTATATCCCCATGTTGAAGTGCCATATCAGCCATAGCTGCCGAAACATAAGACATTCTGGTTGAACTTCCGCCTAAACTATTCCAATTAATTGCAAAATCGAGGGGTGCTTTTTCCTCTGATTTTTCCTTGGTTTTATCTGTCCCTTGGAGTATGAGCCATCTGGCAGTGTCTTTAGAAACATTGAGCTCGTCAGCTATTTCGCCTGTAGTAAATCCTCTGCTCCTAAGTTCAAAAGCCTTTTTAATCAGTTTTTGGTTCATATTACTCCTCCAAATTTTTTAAAAAGTATCATACACGCTAATTTTTATCCAAATATAATTTGACAACAGAATATCAATCAATTTTAATAGAAACTGGAATTTTCTCTTTAGCTGATTTCATAGCTGCAAGAACAGTTTTCAAAGCATGTATCCCATCTTCACCAGTGATTTTAGGTTTTTCATCCATTATAATAGCATTTAAAAATGAATCTAACTCCTCCATAAGTGGTTCATGGTGAGGTACCCTTACTTTTCTAGCATTTTTTCCAAAAACTTCCACATTCTGGTCAATATAATCCAGGGAGATAATTCCATCTGTCCCAGTAACTTCCAGTTGTCTTTTCTTATATGGTGTGAGCCAGTTGACCTCTAACATGCCAATAGCGTTGTTGTAGAATTCCATCATTATCTCGGCATGGTCTTCGAATTCACATTTCTGAAGCCTGCTGCCAACATGAGCATATACCTTAGAAACAGGACTGTCCAGTAAGTATGCCATCACATCCACTTCATGTATGGCAAGATCTATAGTAACTCCAACATCTTTAATACGTGGTGGGAAGGGCCCAACCCGTTTAGCAGATACGGAAACTACTTCTCCAATTAATTTATCTCTTAAAAGCTTTTTGGCCTCTAAAACTGCTGGGTTGAATCGTTCAACATGCCCAGTTGCCAGTTTAACTCCTTCTTTTCTGGCGGCTCGTACCATATCTTTGGCTTCTTTTAAGGTGAAAGCAATGGGTTTTTCCACCAATACATGCTTTCCCTGTTCTATGGCACTCATGACCACCTCATAATGGTATGTGGTTGGGACGCAGACACTTACTGCGTCTATTTCTGGCATTTTAAGCACATTGTCATAGTCAACGAACCCTACAGTGTTATATTTCTTGGAAACCTCTGCTAGAGTGCCTTTCATAAGATCAGAAACTGCCAAAAGATTGGCATTTTTTAGTCTAGTGTAAACTCGAACATGGTTGTGGCCCATGGCCCCTACACCAACAACACCCACATTTACCTTATTCACTAGCAATCCTCCATCATGCGTTTGGCAACCTCTAGACCAATGCTTTCAGCATTACTGATTGGACCTTTAATTTTATGTTTAGAGATAAGTTCACCCTTTTTAGTAAGCAAAATTGATTGGAGTTCCAATTCATTCCCATTTGTCCTTGCACACACACCAAGAGGCCATTGACAACCTACCCCCAACTCTGAAAGTACTTTTTTTTCGGCCATGACCTCATGATAAGATGCTGTATGAGTTAAAGCCTCTAATACCTTCCTTTTTTCAGTGTCTTTGCGTGCAACAACTGCCAGTGCCCCCTGGCCTGCTGCAGGAGTCATATAATCCAATGAAAATCTTTCTTTGATATGTTTAATGAGTCCTAATCGTTTAATACCGGCTTCGGCCATTAAAGTAGCATGATATTCACCAGATACTACTTTTTTTATCCGAGTGTCTATGTTTCCCCTAATGGGCCTTATATCCACATCTTTATGATGATATCTGCAAAAAGCTTCTCTTCTGACGCTACTTGTTCCAAGAGTTGCACTTTCAGGCAAATTATCCCATGTGTATGGTGATACTAATGCTTCATTAGGTGATTCACGAAGAGGGACAGCTATAATCTCCAGATCTTCTGTTAATTCACTAGGCAAATCTTTTAAACTATGGACTGCAAAATCCACTTCTTCCTCCAGCACTGCCTTATCCAGTTCTTTAGTGAATATTCCCTTCACATCCATATTATATAGTTGAGAATCTGTTATTTTATCCCCTGTGGTCTTTATAATTTTTATATCTATTTCTTCATTTGTTATATCTTTTAAAGAAGTGATTATGTTTTTGGTTTGAACCATTGCCAGACTGCTTCCTCTAGTACCTACTTGCAATACATCATCTCCGAGTGTGAGGCGAATTACTGAATTGGACCGTAATTGTTAATTTGAATAATGAGCATATTTATTATAGTTATAATATGGTATAAGAATCCTTAGTTGATTGATTTTGTATGATCTTTAATAAATGTTGTCATGGAATAAATAAACCACCTATCTTGTTTATCATTGCAAAAATTTTAAATAGGCCAATAATGAAACTATCTTTTACTTAAATCTGCAAAATTAGAACGATAAACAATTAATATGTTATTTAATCCTTCATCAATAGCCAGTTTAATTGCTTGATCTATTTGACTGCGATACATGAATTTTTCATCTATTTTTTCCCACAGACTCTTACCCAACTCACCAGTAAATACAATATAGAGATCATGCTGGATTTGACCTAAAAACGCTAAAAGACTGTCTTCATCAATTTCTTCACAAGTTACACCATAACTTCCCCCTAAAACTAGGGCGGGATTTTCATAATCTTTAATCATTGCTACTGACTTTTTTATGGCGGTGACATTGATGCCTGGATTTATTTCTTCAATTATGTTGATGGTTTGATCATTTGATTGGAAATGTTTTTTTGGAAAAAACGATTTATTTTGCTTTATATGATGAAAATATGTTTCTGCTGATGAAATATTGCGAAAAGAAGTTCTACCCGGCAACCCTCTGAAACGTTTGACACCTTTAATTATGGAACTAGGGGCGGTTCCTAAGGATAGTGATGCTGTTATGGCAGATAAAGTATTTTCCAAATGATGTTGAGCAGGGGCAAATGTTTTAACTTGAAAAGAATTGTTTACACATTTACCATGAACTGTTTGCAACCCAGTTACTTTTACTTGGAATGTAGTTTCATACAACCCATAATCAATATTAAATGCTTGAACATTTGATTTTTCTCCAACGGAATATGTATTTATTTTTTTATCGGTTAAAAGTTGATTATAATAATTATTTTCAGAATAAATCCAACGATAAGAATTTTGGTCACAAACCACTATTTTACTTCTAAACATTTGGGATTTGGCTTTACTAGCACTGCTATTTCCCTGTGAAATGGAGTAATCCTCAGCAATGTTGGTGATTACTCCCACACCAGCCATTCCTGTTCCACCCAGTGAACTTTCAAATAAACAAATACCTACATTTGTGTTTACATCATGTTTAGAAGGTTTTTTTTCTTTGTAAAAATCTTCAGCAAGTCTCCATGCTGTTATAATGCTTGCCGGAGTTATGCTTATGTCTTTTTGTAGAATTGTATCTTGGCCATTATCTACAATTTCCACACCAACGCTACTTAAAATCAAAGGATTTTGGTCGTAGTATATCTGTTTTAACATTGCTAAAGTACTGGTTTTTCCTTT comes from the Methanobacterium sp. genome and includes:
- a CDS encoding heavy metal-binding domain-containing protein encodes the protein MFAAVKNNLVEKRWAIIAVLIGTGVGFLSAVICVKWHLVIFGFNILFIVSPLIAGFVETFIARRMYGKSTGAISALLIFIIINAYAWLFPKDPIVLNFFTLGGLALMIQAAFPILINYLVFVVFLGVLTYIIGFLGNLLSKAMDKISKKPLESEGVEKIPEDTFENLIDKLEVPIVSIPHMDGGKITKHIGMVTGEAIVMENSEGISKLTKKLHLQDMNLDEVKSAALTRMLQNAKEIGANTVIEVLIDYNSIGGLMGNAIIVTATGTAVIYE
- a CDS encoding DUF2116 family Zn-ribbon domain-containing protein — its product is MIEQHKHCPMCGTPIPMSEKFCSPNCEEIARANQQKVQKTRKMLYILFAVFVLVWIFFMLKGKIGL
- the prf1 gene encoding peptide chain release factor 1, translated to MSEPSSTELYEVKRTLKELSEKKGRGTELVSIYIPPDKQISDVVKHMREELSQSANIKSKQTKKNVQSAIEVIMQRMKLFPRPPERGLVLFVGMIPKGGPGTEKMETYVFEPPEPVQTYTYHCDSQFFLEPLEEILEDKEIYGLAVIDRKEATIAIMKGKRVDIVKTLTSGVPGKHKAGGQSQRRFDRLIELAAHEFLKRIGEHMNEAFLDIENLKGVIIGGPGHTKEDFLNGDYLHHEIKQKIITTVDTSYTGDFGIREVIDKSMDVLTEIDIMKEKKLIQRFLNELVDENGLASYGEAEVRQNLMNGAVEVLLLSEDIKSKRQTFECPSCGFIGEKTIKNETDVEDKICKNCGETMKPSTSQDVIDDLVKMAEEVGSEVEIISTETEEGIQLLRAFGGIGAILRYRV
- a CDS encoding YbjQ family protein; the encoded protein is MLVLTTPTIEGKKINKYYGLVTGESLLGANVYKDMFSGVRDVVGGRTSAYEEELKKAREVALKSMKDKAADKGANAVIGARVAYHNLGGTMGNTIMVTVFGTAVFYQE
- a CDS encoding long-chain fatty acid--CoA ligase, which produces MKISPLIIEAPDKLNYNRPWLKSYNKNTPANLVYPDKTIYEMLADSARENTNTVALEFMGTKTKFKELVSQVDNCAKALLEIGVTENDAVTICMPNTPHAVIMFYAVNKVGAIANMIHPLSAPKEIEFYLKHVDSKFILIGDFSYSNLKKVQERLEINKIIVAKISDFLGKRMTMGFWAFEGRKIPKIKYKENELLISWKKFYKLGLNSNKVIKTNMKPGDGAVVLYTGGTTGIQKGVLLSNDNFNALVVQCLAHLNDERLGEIKKDKIMCILPVFHGFGLTVCVHLPMCVGACAILVPKFNSTIFADQFAKHKPQFIAGVPTLYEALLRSKKMKKSNFKCLKGVFAGGDSVPIELKNQFNEFIQKRGSMVTMQEGYGLTETVTVSCLIPNTNDKLSSMGIPLPDMLYKIVKVGTTEDLPPGEDGEICISGPTVMLKYYNNPEETDKVLKLHPDGLKWCHTGDLGYMDEDGFFYFKSRIKRMIKSSGYSVFPNQIEEVINKHEAVSLSCVIGVPDKYQIEKIKAFITLKEGYSDSDRIKNEIMDLCNEYLAKWSVPREIEIRKELPTTLIGKVDWLKLKQEFAEA
- a CDS encoding DUF308 domain-containing protein: MKNPVLALLAIILGLLVIAFPLAGLVAAGVLTGFVVLMIAIWLLIVGASQMDISKTAGILNVILGIIVLIVGIGLIFSSALFAFLTAFLLYIVGISMIAAGVIALLSRSAYKNATWAGILGIVLGLLYILLGTLAFDPVYLGILIGVWLIINGVLALFEE
- a CDS encoding orotate phosphoribosyltransferase-like protein, which produces MNQKLIKKAFELRSRGFTTGEIADELNVSKDTARWLILQGTDKTKEKSEEKAPLDFAINWNSLGGSSTRMSYVSAAMADMALQHGDIEVVVGITVSGIPFATMMAEILDADMAVFHPIKHRKGKDAKGAVSSNFAPVEGKKLIIVDDVITSGGTIGEAIKVFKSLGAEPLAAVVLIDKKGLLEVEKVPVESLIRVSRLG
- the pyrH gene encoding UMP kinase, producing the protein MRIVITIGGSVIIKDHNYKKFQDYATVLRDMSAEHQVMVVVGGGSTARDYIGIARDMGASEAICDDIGIEVTRLNARLLITALGEDAYPRVPYNFSQAHEFSSLGKIVVMGGTEPAHSTDAVGSILAEFVGAELLLNATSVDGLFDKDPNKFPEAQMIEEITPKDMMEMLSDKDMKAGTYEFLDKTAIQIIARSKIRTVILNGENPENLKKAINEKIGTLIIPNPE